In Methylomagnum ishizawai, one DNA window encodes the following:
- a CDS encoding metallophosphoesterase family protein, which yields MTTPLRWLHLSDFHVGKDNYAQRRLFDKLIAHVKEQKQAGFVPDLIFITGDIANKGLKAEYEDFRKGFFSPLQEALGGSAWNGKIFTVPGNHDVDRSKNATFDRIKAANSETKFFEPSKTGRSARDVVLPRFGQYQKLAPGDVSPSWVKSDEGAFAETVEIQGRKIGVVGLNTAWLAMDEHDKDKLTPGYELAETALKKTEGCHARFVLGHHPLRWLIEDQERRLRTLFGRHRVIYLHGHMHRAESRPEDGAGESFLVVQAGAAFQAHDSDIWKNGLLWGELDFAQNEVRLSPRFWNPDNMDWPVETGRFPEIRKVPGNGEWWRYPLPMPEAAQPAPWQAPQGWEVLDFTALVRREISAEEASRFFDGAEPDWALALCPDLPRRAVVGALVDKIAAYPSQERPLVVLLTGPGGEGKSMALRQAVVDALEREPKLRVLWRNDDEAVLTAELLRSLPKHGTPWLIATDTADLLTKKLSNLPEVLKNAGRGDVRLLLAARDSDWRAAGGLGLDWRRSAEFAEVVLSGLSETDAADIAGAWLQFATVDGDIDGAANPSDLSRQLFQAAKAEAAQGEGALLGGVLKVRKGDGLRAHVRSLLDRLSETKLAGGGSLYLAFAYIAAMHAEGLRFLSRPVLAEALGCSTGDLHKTVLHPLGREAAAGGGTVLLTRHHRIAELAVAVMREDIGEEMGGFYEALASAALSAKSKGVYVYELPRWDFDFPNHFLAQQQPELAIRIGRVLLDKDPENNKLAVNLARIYRKANEPGEGARVLAGFTGEVGDNRGFWYEWATCAGGADNHALNAWLSGWSLADQTGAAAPDDYDAKLTLAGLGVAFAELYPRYHDRAFVEARMAVAQLGLRLHLDDKTRGYFEKYLAEAQAAGAKPTELPEAFARLQTGLIRAWENSAERESFLARIPPPGAMGFAGLRRLFGLA from the coding sequence ATGACAACTCCCCTCCGTTGGCTGCATCTCTCCGACTTCCATGTGGGCAAGGACAATTACGCGCAGCGGCGTTTGTTCGACAAACTCATCGCCCATGTGAAAGAACAAAAACAAGCCGGATTCGTTCCCGATTTGATCTTCATCACCGGCGATATCGCCAACAAGGGGCTGAAGGCCGAGTACGAGGATTTTCGGAAAGGCTTTTTCTCGCCTTTGCAGGAAGCTCTGGGAGGGTCGGCATGGAATGGCAAGATTTTCACCGTGCCCGGCAATCACGACGTGGACCGCTCTAAAAACGCGACGTTTGACCGGATCAAAGCCGCAAACTCCGAAACCAAGTTCTTCGAACCTTCCAAAACAGGAAGATCGGCGCGGGACGTGGTTTTGCCCAGATTCGGCCAATACCAAAAACTCGCGCCCGGCGATGTTTCACCCAGTTGGGTGAAATCCGATGAAGGCGCTTTTGCCGAAACTGTGGAAATCCAGGGCCGGAAAATCGGCGTCGTGGGACTCAATACCGCGTGGCTCGCCATGGACGAGCACGACAAGGACAAACTCACACCCGGCTATGAATTGGCCGAAACGGCGTTGAAAAAAACCGAAGGCTGTCATGCCCGCTTCGTGCTGGGTCATCACCCGCTGCGTTGGTTGATCGAAGATCAGGAGCGGCGCTTGCGTACCCTGTTCGGTCGCCATCGGGTGATTTACCTGCACGGCCACATGCACCGGGCGGAAAGTCGCCCGGAGGACGGCGCGGGTGAATCCTTCCTGGTCGTCCAAGCGGGCGCGGCGTTCCAGGCCCACGACAGCGATATATGGAAAAACGGCCTGCTATGGGGCGAGTTGGATTTTGCCCAAAACGAAGTGCGGCTGAGTCCCCGGTTTTGGAATCCCGACAATATGGATTGGCCAGTCGAAACCGGGCGGTTTCCCGAGATTCGCAAGGTGCCGGGCAATGGCGAATGGTGGCGCTATCCCCTGCCGATGCCGGAAGCCGCCCAACCCGCCCCATGGCAAGCCCCGCAAGGCTGGGAAGTATTGGATTTCACCGCGTTGGTGCGCCGGGAAATATCCGCCGAAGAAGCCAGCCGCTTTTTCGACGGTGCCGAGCCGGATTGGGCGCTGGCCCTGTGCCCGGATTTGCCGCGCCGGGCGGTGGTGGGGGCTTTGGTGGACAAGATCGCCGCCTACCCAAGCCAGGAGCGGCCCTTGGTGGTGTTGCTGACCGGGCCGGGGGGCGAAGGTAAATCCATGGCTTTGCGGCAAGCCGTGGTCGATGCGCTGGAACGCGAGCCTAAGCTGCGGGTGTTGTGGCGGAACGATGATGAAGCGGTCTTGACCGCCGAGCTTTTGCGCAGCCTGCCCAAGCACGGAACGCCCTGGCTGATCGCCACCGACACGGCGGATTTGCTGACTAAGAAGCTCTCAAACCTGCCGGAGGTATTGAAAAACGCCGGGCGTGGCGATGTGCGCCTGTTGTTGGCGGCGCGGGATAGCGACTGGCGGGCGGCGGGTGGCCTCGGCCTAGATTGGCGGCGCTCCGCCGAATTCGCCGAAGTCGTCTTGAGCGGCTTGAGCGAAACCGATGCGGCGGATATCGCCGGGGCGTGGCTGCAATTCGCCACAGTGGATGGCGATATCGACGGCGCGGCCAACCCGTCCGATTTGAGCCGCCAGTTGTTCCAAGCGGCGAAAGCCGAAGCCGCCCAGGGCGAGGGCGCATTGCTGGGCGGCGTGCTGAAGGTCCGCAAAGGCGATGGTTTGCGTGCCCATGTGCGTAGCCTGCTGGACCGCTTGAGCGAAACCAAGCTGGCGGGCGGTGGTTCGCTGTATCTGGCCTTTGCCTATATCGCCGCCATGCACGCCGAGGGCTTGCGTTTCCTATCGCGCCCGGTGTTGGCCGAAGCTTTGGGCTGTTCGACCGGGGATTTGCACAAGACCGTGCTGCATCCCTTGGGACGCGAGGCGGCGGCGGGTGGCGGTACGGTGCTGCTGACCCGTCACCATCGGATTGCCGAGTTGGCGGTTGCGGTGATGCGGGAGGATATTGGAGAAGAAATGGGCGGATTTTACGAAGCCTTGGCGAGCGCGGCTTTGAGTGCTAAATCCAAAGGGGTCTACGTCTATGAGTTGCCGCGCTGGGATTTCGACTTTCCCAACCATTTCCTTGCCCAACAGCAACCCGAGCTTGCCATCCGCATAGGCCGGGTCTTGCTGGACAAAGACCCGGAAAATAACAAGCTAGCAGTCAACTTGGCGCGTATCTACCGCAAAGCCAACGAACCCGGAGAAGGTGCCCGCGTACTGGCCGGATTCACCGGGGAAGTCGGCGATAACCGGGGCTTTTGGTACGAATGGGCCACCTGTGCCGGTGGCGCGGACAATCACGCGCTGAACGCATGGCTAAGCGGTTGGTCGCTGGCGGACCAGACCGGGGCGGCGGCACCGGATGACTACGATGCCAAATTAACCCTCGCCGGGCTGGGAGTCGCCTTTGCCGAACTGTACCCGCGTTATCACGACCGGGCTTTTGTCGAAGCCCGCATGGCGGTGGCGCAACTGGGCTTGCGCTTGCACTTGGATGATAAAACCCGTGGCTATTTCGAGAAGTATCTTGCCGAAGCCCAAGCGGCGGGCGCTAAACCCACCGAATTGCCAGAAGCCTTCGCCCGCCTGCAAACGGGACTGATCCGCGCTTGGGAAAACAGCGCCGAGCGGGAGAGCTTCCTGGCGCGGATTCCGCCGCCGGGAGCCATGGGCTTCGCGGGCTTGCGGCGGCTGTTCGGGCTGGCTTGA
- a CDS encoding DUF748 domain-containing protein: protein MFKPTTKQRKLMLWSLGLLVPLGLYALAGFYLTPWLVRAQVLPRLSTRLNVGLSAQSVAFDPFALRLVLKGFALKDKEGRPLIGLGRLEADLAGLGSLGQRAATLELKLDALSVHLQRGADGRLNLLALVPPDEGKPSVGGGFPFLLTHFTLARGRIEYRDISGPAPFVISLGDIRLDLENLGSTTQNPAHFEFSATTSQRETLSIGGTLALAPFGTAGKLEARDLDLAVWVGGLAPALPWRLTSGKLGFQVEFSAAAGDKPAIDLKAGEVVGTNLAATATGAGGAVIKLGGLKLAGLRYAGAAQCLDLDSIQVENVDSTWAKFAHLDAGKLAFTLADRKLTLESARLATASTPQGIQLGQLTLGKLAYALPQQSLGLDVVALQSLDTPWASLGQFSAGGLTYAVAEQSLKLKSAALDEAIADQEAASDRWRAAGQDSERKAASNAAEGKPNPAAASETPVAAAKREIPLRVRIGSLKIADVEVSLKRRVVDIGTLTTDQGEIGLRRTATGELKVPGLPDAPSAPSSGDRAGASPPPDPWRVRVDQFRLTGYTLGFRDETPATPVRIRLDPAHLRMDGFSTEPGQEFQFLLNTGLGEQGKIEVDGQAQLFPLKSEMRFGVDKLWLRSVQPYWEKFVGFNLARGRLNLWGDLVVRQDKDIAVDYSGAFDIVDFTAVDRRENQDLLRWHSLKFDGVVVGTAQRRASIRSITADQSYSKVFIGPDGALNLTRDLIVPPAETPAQAALPPPRQAAAPTAPWSYVIGSVRVVDAHMDFSDLTLNPSFATQIRDLNGNIRGLSSQENAKAEWLLEGHINQSAPAKLYGQLQPAHFKDNTDVSLEFRGVNLTTLSPYSGKFAGYRIEKGKLDMDLRYKLKASKLEVSNRMVLDQLVLGERVESPTATSLPVDMAVALLKDSAGKIDIDLPISGDLSNPQFSLGNLYSTAVQQMLTKLVGSPFSLLGNLVGGGDEKLSTVRFRAGDAELSADEKGELDKVAAALKERPELKLNIKGSADPVQDRMALAEAALLKQLRSDRAAELRALGRRVAQTEGLDLSDEDYRRLFSRYYRQRQAPVPAVVAPPSGQEPSLEGATFNAAKRRVLEQWNVSELELRLLAQARAEVIRDYLVNQAGLPDKRIYLLDVRLNPPEEKEIKAWLSVSGA from the coding sequence GTGTTCAAGCCGACCACGAAACAGCGGAAACTCATGCTTTGGAGCCTAGGGCTGTTGGTGCCGTTGGGCTTGTATGCCTTGGCCGGGTTTTACCTGACGCCCTGGCTGGTCCGCGCCCAAGTCCTGCCCCGGCTGTCCACCCGCCTGAACGTCGGACTCAGCGCCCAATCCGTCGCCTTCGATCCCTTCGCCTTGCGGCTGGTGCTGAAGGGCTTCGCGCTCAAGGACAAGGAAGGTCGGCCTTTGATCGGACTGGGTCGTTTGGAGGCCGATCTGGCGGGCCTGGGTTCCTTGGGCCAACGCGCCGCCACGCTCGAACTCAAGCTGGATGCGCTCTCGGTCCACCTCCAGCGCGGGGCCGATGGCCGGCTCAATCTCCTGGCCTTGGTGCCGCCGGATGAGGGCAAGCCCAGTGTCGGCGGAGGATTCCCATTCCTGCTGACCCATTTCACGCTAGCGCGGGGCCGGATCGAATACCGCGATATTTCCGGCCCGGCACCTTTCGTCATCAGCCTGGGCGATATCCGCCTCGACCTGGAAAACCTGGGCTCCACCACCCAAAATCCCGCCCATTTCGAGTTCTCCGCCACGACCTCCCAGCGGGAAACCCTGAGCATCGGCGGTACGCTGGCGCTGGCACCGTTCGGCACGGCGGGCAAGTTGGAAGCGCGGGATTTGGATTTGGCGGTTTGGGTGGGCGGGCTGGCCCCGGCCCTGCCGTGGCGGCTGACTTCGGGCAAACTGGGTTTCCAGGTTGAATTCAGCGCCGCTGCCGGGGATAAACCAGCCATCGACCTCAAAGCCGGGGAGGTCGTCGGCACCAACCTCGCGGCCACCGCGACCGGCGCGGGCGGGGCCGTCATCAAGCTCGGCGGATTGAAGCTGGCCGGACTGCGCTACGCCGGGGCCGCGCAGTGCCTGGACCTCGATTCGATCCAGGTCGAAAACGTCGATTCGACCTGGGCCAAGTTCGCCCATCTGGACGCCGGGAAGCTGGCCTTCACCCTGGCCGACCGCAAGTTGACCTTGGAATCGGCCCGGCTCGCCACCGCCAGCACCCCGCAAGGCATCCAACTCGGCCAACTCACGCTGGGCAAGCTGGCCTACGCCCTGCCGCAACAAAGCTTGGGTCTGGATGTCGTGGCGCTGCAAAGCCTCGACACGCCCTGGGCCAGCCTCGGCCAGTTCAGCGCCGGGGGTTTGACCTACGCCGTGGCCGAACAAAGCCTCAAGCTGAAATCCGCTGCCCTGGACGAAGCCATCGCCGACCAGGAAGCGGCCAGCGACCGATGGCGGGCGGCGGGCCAGGATTCGGAGCGGAAAGCGGCATCCAACGCGGCCGAGGGCAAGCCCAACCCCGCCGCCGCATCCGAAACCCCGGTCGCCGCAGCCAAGCGCGAAATCCCGCTCCGCGTCCGCATCGGCTCCTTGAAAATCGCTGATGTGGAAGTGTCGCTCAAACGCCGGGTGGTGGATATCGGCACGCTCACCACCGACCAAGGCGAAATCGGCCTGCGCCGCACCGCCACGGGCGAATTGAAGGTGCCGGGATTGCCCGACGCGCCGTCCGCCCCGTCTTCCGGCGACCGGGCCGGTGCGTCCCCGCCGCCGGACCCTTGGCGCGTCCGGGTCGATCAATTCCGGCTCACCGGCTACACCCTGGGTTTCCGCGACGAAACCCCCGCCACCCCGGTCCGCATCCGCCTCGACCCGGCCCATCTACGCATGGATGGTTTTTCCACCGAACCCGGCCAGGAGTTCCAATTCCTGCTGAACACCGGCCTGGGTGAACAAGGCAAGATCGAAGTGGACGGCCAGGCCCAATTGTTCCCCTTGAAATCGGAAATGCGCTTCGGCGTGGACAAGCTGTGGCTGCGTTCGGTGCAGCCCTATTGGGAGAAATTCGTCGGTTTCAATTTGGCGCGGGGCCGCTTGAACCTGTGGGGCGATTTGGTGGTGCGCCAGGATAAGGATATCGCGGTGGATTATTCCGGGGCGTTCGATATCGTCGATTTCACCGCCGTGGACCGGCGCGAAAACCAGGATTTGCTGCGCTGGCATTCGCTCAAGTTCGACGGCGTGGTGGTCGGCACCGCCCAGCGCCGCGCCAGTATCCGCAGCATCACCGCCGACCAATCCTATTCCAAGGTGTTCATCGGCCCGGACGGCGCTTTGAACCTGACCCGCGACCTCATCGTCCCGCCCGCGGAAACGCCAGCCCAAGCCGCGCTGCCGCCGCCCAGGCAAGCCGCCGCCCCCACCGCGCCCTGGTCCTATGTCATCGGCTCGGTGCGGGTGGTCGATGCCCATATGGATTTCAGCGACCTGACCTTGAATCCCAGTTTCGCCACCCAAATCCGCGACCTCAACGGCAATATCCGCGGCCTGTCCTCGCAGGAGAACGCCAAGGCCGAATGGTTGTTGGAAGGCCATATCAACCAGAGTGCCCCGGCCAAGCTCTACGGCCAGCTACAACCCGCCCATTTCAAGGACAACACCGATGTGAGCCTGGAATTCCGCGGCGTGAACCTCACCACGCTCTCGCCCTATTCCGGCAAGTTCGCCGGCTACCGCATCGAAAAGGGCAAGCTGGATATGGACCTGCGCTATAAGCTCAAAGCGTCCAAGCTGGAGGTGTCCAACCGGATGGTGCTGGATCAACTCGTCCTGGGCGAGCGGGTCGAAAGCCCGACCGCGACCAGCCTGCCGGTGGATATGGCGGTGGCTTTGCTCAAGGATTCGGCGGGGAAGATCGATATCGACCTGCCCATCAGCGGCGATTTGAGCAATCCCCAATTCAGCCTGGGCAACCTGTACTCGACCGCCGTGCAGCAGATGTTGACCAAGCTGGTGGGTTCGCCTTTCAGTTTGCTGGGCAACCTGGTCGGCGGCGGCGACGAGAAGCTGAGTACCGTGCGGTTCCGGGCCGGGGATGCCGAGTTGTCGGCGGACGAAAAGGGCGAACTCGACAAGGTCGCGGCGGCGCTCAAGGAACGGCCCGAACTCAAGCTCAACATCAAGGGCAGCGCCGATCCGGTGCAGGACCGCATGGCCCTGGCCGAGGCCGCGCTGTTGAAGCAGTTGCGCAGCGACCGGGCGGCGGAATTGCGGGCCTTGGGCCGGCGGGTGGCGCAGACCGAGGGCTTGGATTTGTCGGACGAGGATTATCGGCGTTTGTTCAGCCGCTATTACCGGCAGCGGCAAGCGCCTGTGCCCGCCGTGGTGGCACCGCCCAGCGGCCAGGAACCCAGCCTGGAAGGCGCGACCTTCAACGCGGCCAAGCGGCGGGTGTTGGAACAATGGAATGTCAGCGAACTGGAATTGCGGCTGTTGGCCCAGGCCCGCGCCGAGGTCATCCGCGATTATCTGGTGAACCAGGCGGGGTTGCCGGATAAGCGTATCTACCTGTTGGATGTGCGCTTGAATCCGCCGGAAGAGAAGGAGATCAAGGCTTGGTTGAGTGTGAGCGGGGCTTGA
- a CDS encoding DegQ family serine endoprotease: MPTQTLRHSLIAAAIAGVLVAGYARFGGDSPQPASATATPPAQIAAAPVPAAAPTVTLPDFGSIVRQSSPAVVNISVSGTTKVSARDIPQLDPNDPFSQFFRRFQPPQAETPMHGMGSGFIVRPDGVILTNAHVVEGASEVTVKLVDKREFSAKVVGVDKPTDTAVLKIEAQDLPTLKLGSPTQTGVGDWVLAIGSPFGFENSVTAGIVSAKSRSLPEEGYVPFIQTDVAVNPGNSGGPLLNTQGEVIGINSQIYSRTGGYQGLSFAIPIDVALKVEQQLLDHGKVSRGRLGVGVQDMNQALADSFGLSRPEGALVDMVPEDGPAARAGVKAGDIIVALNGQPIHDSRELPPLVADLKPGSEAKLTLWRDGQNEEVALKVGELQEPAQASAEPTEAKGRLGLAVRPLSPEEHRQADIKGGLVVERVAGPAAKAGIAPGDVVLAVNGQPINDAGQLRELAAKAGKHLALLIQRGEATMFVPLDLG, translated from the coding sequence ATGCCTACCCAAACCCTGCGCCATAGCTTGATCGCCGCCGCCATCGCCGGTGTCCTGGTGGCGGGCTATGCCCGTTTCGGCGGCGATAGCCCGCAGCCCGCTTCGGCGACCGCGACTCCGCCCGCGCAAATCGCCGCCGCGCCGGTCCCCGCCGCCGCCCCGACCGTGACCCTGCCCGACTTCGGCAGCATCGTCCGCCAGAGCAGCCCGGCGGTGGTGAACATCAGCGTCAGCGGCACCACCAAGGTCAGCGCCCGCGACATCCCGCAGCTCGACCCCAACGACCCGTTCTCGCAATTCTTCCGTCGCTTCCAACCGCCCCAGGCCGAAACGCCGATGCACGGCATGGGTTCGGGCTTCATCGTGCGGCCCGATGGCGTGATCCTGACCAATGCCCATGTGGTGGAGGGCGCGTCGGAAGTCACGGTGAAGCTGGTGGACAAGCGCGAGTTCAGCGCCAAGGTCGTCGGCGTCGACAAGCCCACCGACACGGCGGTGCTGAAGATCGAAGCCCAGGATTTGCCCACGCTGAAACTGGGCAGCCCGACCCAGACCGGCGTCGGCGATTGGGTGCTGGCGATAGGCTCGCCCTTCGGCTTCGAGAACAGCGTCACCGCCGGGATCGTGTCGGCCAAGTCGCGCTCGCTGCCGGAAGAAGGCTATGTGCCCTTCATCCAGACCGACGTGGCGGTGAATCCCGGCAATTCCGGCGGGCCGTTGCTCAACACCCAGGGCGAGGTGATCGGCATCAATTCGCAGATTTACAGCCGCACCGGGGGCTACCAGGGCTTGTCGTTCGCCATCCCCATCGATGTCGCTCTCAAGGTCGAACAGCAATTGCTCGACCATGGCAAGGTCAGCCGGGGCCGTTTGGGCGTGGGGGTGCAGGATATGAACCAAGCCCTGGCCGATTCCTTCGGCCTGTCCAGGCCGGAAGGCGCCCTGGTCGATATGGTGCCGGAGGACGGCCCGGCGGCGCGGGCGGGGGTCAAGGCCGGCGATATCATCGTCGCCCTGAACGGCCAGCCGATCCACGATTCCAGGGAATTGCCGCCCTTGGTGGCCGATCTCAAGCCGGGTTCGGAGGCCAAGCTGACCCTCTGGCGCGATGGCCAAAACGAAGAAGTGGCGCTCAAGGTCGGCGAATTGCAAGAACCCGCCCAGGCCAGTGCCGAACCCACCGAGGCCAAGGGCCGCTTGGGGTTGGCGGTGCGCCCCTTGAGCCCGGAGGAACATCGGCAGGCCGATATCAAGGGCGGCTTGGTGGTGGAACGGGTGGCCGGCCCCGCCGCCAAGGCCGGCATCGCGCCGGGCGATGTGGTGTTGGCGGTGAACGGCCAGCCCATCAACGACGCCGGGCAATTGCGCGAACTCGCCGCCAAGGCGGGCAAACATCTGGCCCTCTTGATCCAACGCGGCGAGGCGACGATGTTCGTACCGCTGGATTTGGGCTGA
- a CDS encoding sterol desaturase family protein, with amino-acid sequence MFSKFTSSLKLHLPELRLPEFELPSFNLPAIGLPQLSTADCQTLAVLGFFATLLALEAPSSRAERRPQVYRQSYLANLGTFFLNDTLLSLLSVSSLWLVAEHYAGWGLLSGLRDSFWKAALSFLLLDLTLYGWHRANHTFDWLWLFHKVHHSDPAMNVTTAFRLHIVEVLLTTLVKALFIVVVGVDATLVLANEAIITVFVMFHHSNLAFRGERWLAHIAIVPALHRVHHSARREEHDHNYGFVLSLWDAWFGTLADTRPAAMGLRGVDGQNAWQLLKFGFTWRTTPRPSPLAKPQPPRGSLLDVVKFGLSPAHAPKLPNPSALQAMIAEAAYFRAEKRGFAPGDEFHDWVEAEREILRHLAHR; translated from the coding sequence ATGTTCAGCAAATTCACTTCGAGCCTGAAACTCCATCTCCCAGAGTTGAGACTGCCCGAGTTCGAGCTGCCGAGCTTCAATCTACCGGCTATCGGCCTGCCCCAACTCTCCACAGCGGATTGCCAGACCCTGGCGGTGCTGGGTTTCTTCGCCACGCTACTGGCCCTTGAAGCCCCGTCTTCCCGCGCCGAGCGCCGCCCCCAGGTCTACCGGCAGTCGTACCTCGCCAACCTCGGCACCTTCTTCCTCAACGACACCTTACTGTCGCTGCTGTCGGTGTCCTCGCTGTGGCTGGTGGCCGAGCATTACGCGGGCTGGGGCTTGTTGAGCGGCCTGCGCGACTCGTTTTGGAAAGCGGCGCTGTCGTTCCTGTTGTTGGACCTGACCTTGTATGGCTGGCACCGCGCCAACCATACGTTCGACTGGCTGTGGCTGTTCCACAAGGTCCACCACAGCGACCCGGCCATGAACGTCACCACGGCTTTCCGCCTGCATATCGTGGAAGTGCTGCTGACGACCCTGGTGAAGGCGCTGTTCATCGTAGTGGTGGGCGTGGATGCCACCCTGGTGCTGGCGAACGAGGCCATCATCACCGTGTTCGTGATGTTCCATCACAGCAATCTGGCGTTCCGGGGCGAACGCTGGCTCGCGCATATCGCCATCGTGCCCGCCCTGCACCGGGTGCATCACTCGGCCCGGCGCGAAGAACACGACCATAACTATGGCTTCGTGCTGTCGCTATGGGATGCCTGGTTCGGCACCCTGGCCGACACCCGGCCCGCCGCAATGGGCCTGCGCGGTGTGGATGGGCAGAACGCCTGGCAATTGCTGAAATTCGGTTTCACCTGGCGGACCACGCCGCGGCCGTCCCCGCTCGCCAAGCCCCAGCCGCCGCGCGGGAGCCTGCTGGATGTGGTGAAATTCGGCCTGAGCCCCGCCCATGCGCCCAAGCTGCCGAATCCCTCCGCCTTGCAGGCCATGATCGCGGAGGCGGCCTATTTCCGGGCCGAAAAACGCGGTTTCGCGCCCGGCGACGAATTCCACGATTGGGTGGAAGCCGAACGGGAAATCCTGCGGCACCTGGCCCACCGCTGA
- a CDS encoding LEA type 2 family protein — MTTVRKSATLLSSVVLGFALSGCAGLGGLTQQLSTLKEPKVSLAGLSIKDISLTEPSFLVKLKVENPNDLNVNLDGADVSLALNGQPVATGISRSPLTLVKRGASTMDVEVKANTLGVLQQIMQLESKGGVQYGVSGHLNLLNWLGALGKVPFNFQGSVDKATLLKGAEGLGGLGKLLLR, encoded by the coding sequence ATGACCACCGTCCGCAAATCCGCCACCCTGCTTTCCAGTGTCGTCCTGGGCTTCGCGCTCTCCGGCTGCGCGGGCCTCGGGGGATTGACCCAACAACTCAGCACGCTCAAGGAACCCAAGGTCTCGCTGGCCGGGCTGTCGATCAAGGACATCAGCCTGACCGAACCGAGCTTCCTGGTGAAGCTCAAGGTGGAAAACCCCAACGACTTGAACGTCAACCTGGACGGGGCCGATGTGAGCCTGGCCCTGAACGGCCAGCCGGTGGCGACCGGCATCAGCCGCAGCCCGCTGACCCTGGTCAAGCGGGGCGCTTCGACCATGGATGTGGAGGTGAAGGCCAATACCCTGGGCGTGCTACAGCAAATCATGCAGCTCGAATCCAAGGGCGGGGTGCAATACGGTGTCAGCGGCCATTTGAACCTGCTGAACTGGCTGGGCGCCTTGGGAAAAGTGCCCTTCAATTTCCAAGGTTCGGTGGACAAGGCCACGCTGTTGAAAGGCGCGGAGGGTTTGGGCGGCTTGGGGAAGTTATTGTTGCGCTAG
- a CDS encoding response regulator — protein MSKANPAIVVIEDDPPIRRFLRTGLSSHGFQVFEADSGKQGLVEAGMRKPDLVILDLGLPDMEGIEVVRALREWSPLPIIVLSARSAEQDKIDALDAGADDYLTKPFGLGELLARIRVALRHLNTGAGYAKDGVFTTGKLKVDLGKRLVYRDGEEVHLTPIQYRLLGVLVKHAGKVLTHHQILKEVWGPNALDNAHYLRIYMSQLRQKLEADPAKPEYFLTESGVGYRLKV, from the coding sequence ATGAGCAAAGCCAACCCCGCCATCGTCGTCATCGAGGACGATCCGCCGATCCGTAGATTCCTGCGCACCGGCCTGTCCAGCCATGGTTTCCAGGTGTTCGAGGCGGATAGCGGGAAGCAAGGCTTGGTCGAGGCCGGGATGCGCAAGCCCGATCTGGTCATCCTGGATTTGGGCCTGCCGGACATGGAGGGCATCGAGGTGGTGCGGGCCTTGCGGGAATGGAGTCCCCTGCCGATTATCGTGCTATCGGCCCGCAGCGCCGAGCAGGACAAGATCGACGCCTTGGACGCCGGGGCCGACGATTACCTGACCAAGCCGTTCGGGCTGGGGGAATTGCTGGCCCGCATCCGGGTGGCGCTGCGCCATCTGAACACCGGGGCGGGTTATGCCAAGGACGGGGTGTTCACCACGGGCAAGCTCAAGGTCGATTTGGGCAAGCGCTTGGTCTACCGCGACGGCGAGGAAGTCCATCTCACCCCGATCCAGTACCGCTTGCTCGGGGTCTTGGTCAAACACGCGGGCAAGGTCTTGACCCACCATCAAATCCTCAAGGAAGTCTGGGGTCCGAACGCCCTGGACAACGCCCATTACCTCCGCATCTACATGAGCCAACTCCGCCAGAAGCTGGAGGCCGATCCGGCCAAGCCCGAATATTTCCTTACCGAATCGGGCGTGGGTTATCGGCTGAAAGTGTGA